From one Bacteroidota bacterium genomic stretch:
- a CDS encoding gliding motility-associated C-terminal domain-containing protein, with protein MQSPAKKLGCVTLSSTYNFVLKVYDNFCPSPAVNFNTLTIVVVAPPPVQPARMKCADVLANGNVQLTFMPPIDTGEADTNQFFKAFYVYRSTTGTGGPYTLLDSLKGFKITNYDTVITYFDATANGNAGPVSYYVTIRSGCDLEPRSVSDTISTMFLQVNQVGLDASLTWTPLMTPLPPSSTRKYYIWREQPPAGSANWVLIDSTTSTTYLDPVFVCADSINYRIHVVDTSTANCVSRSNIDGALLQSAIPNITSPSLRSTEVLANGDVALCWVGSLDTAQYFSQYSVYHSLVRNGPYVKIGNVSVYATNAFTHVGANANNQINYYYLTLTAGCDATNLQESTTAPSDTLASMLLSLNNGTVGFADLNWNPLRRPLPATSTGSYIINRRIPPGAWAVIGNTIDTAYRDTIVLCDTLIQYRVDIGDASACLSKSSVDQDQFTSGGDIIDNPSIRCLAVQANGDVQISWVAPADPNNFFAAAQIYHASSPAGPYVLVGSVTNYATTTWLHVGANANAGVQYYYMKSLSGCDGISTDGSTSDTLASMLLSVSNATLGFADLTWNAMHTPSLASAIGPYRVMRRSTGIGAYVQIGTTANLTYRDTINTCNVTFEYRIELDDNAPCTSISSADNDIFTYIGNIIGNPTLRCVSVNANGTILLTWENPGPVSFADFNEYEIWRDNGTGFALLDSVSNNATNTFTDLTANGNAQSYSYYLVTQSGCTGQQDNGTNGNILNSIFLTTAGVIGQANLSWLPLSAPLPATTVNGQYNVYSTYNAAGTLQLIGDTVQLVYPEAINDCDTLISHQITVDDNFGCISRSNVASNTYTFTGNIVNNPDLRCVSVLPNGQIQLEWLTPTGSSDEFNEFEIFRNSGAGFVLYDSVSNFNQVSWTDAFANGNTQSYSYYIRSQSGCSSQLDNGSTSATLNSIYLTSTGVLGQATMNWNSHPLLPTSAATGYDVQTSYLTGNSLTLLTSTLGLTANEIINDCDTTLLHRIVLADNSGCTSESNVDTNTFTYLGNVVDNPDLRCVSVLPNGQIQLEWLTPLSSSANFNEFEIYRNSGAGFVLYDSVSNFNQVSWTDAFANGNAQSYSYYMRTQSGCTGQVDNGTTSATLNSIYVTTTGILGQATINWNAHPLLPTSAATGYDVQTSYLTGNSLTLLTSTLGLTANEVINDCDTTLLHRIVLADNSGCTSESNVDTNTFTYIGNVVDNPDLRCVSVLPNGQIQLEWLTPISSSANFNEFEIYRNSGAGFVLYDSVSNFNQVSWTDAFANGNAQSYSYYMRTQSGCTGQVDNGTTSATLNSIYVTTTGILGQATINWNAHPLLPTSAATGYDVQTSYLTGNSLTLLTSTLGLTANEVINDCDTTLLHRIVLADNSGCTSESNIDTNTFTYLGNVVDNPDLRCVSVLPNGQIQLEWLTPLGSSVNFNEFEIYRNSGAGFVLYDSVSNFNQLSWTDAFANGNAQSYSYYMRSQSGCTGQVDNGATSATLNSIYVTTTGVLGQATINWNAHPLLPTSAATGYDVQTSYLTGNSLTLLTSTLGLTANEVINNCDTTLLHRVVLVDNSGCTSESNVDTNNFTYIGNVIDHPELRCASVLPNGQVQLTWVNPTPGTWDDFNQYNLYRNTGAGFVLIDSIETNSTTAYLDAGANGNAGSVSYYLQTKSGCTGQTDPSAIGGAQNGNTISTIFLVVSGGNTTTATLNWNPVTNPLLPTSTNTYIIEKENPGGSGSWSVVANVNTTSWQENLVLCIDSINYRVSIGDNQGCTSLSNVDGEIFVDHTIPAPPSPRCASVQTNGNVILTWVAPVDTGMRFGNYTIYKSSSINGPYVPVTTITNYNTLTYTDAGANAQAASIFYFMTTQTDCGQEISPGSDTLQTIKVDVFNNNGVAVITWNPLHNPELATATQNYAVYKEYPLGTWSVIGSTTAPVYQWFDTINVCEAIINYRVETGDLVGCTSNSSTDGDLFRDITRPTVSLLDTVSLDPLNPSQVSVSWLPSPSGDVVGYIIYQFNGASWDSIGSVVGINASYFLHNNPAAEFASQRYSIAAYDSCRNISNIGTSHNTLFITAKLDICRSAIDLRWNPYINMVNSVAQYNIYVSENGAPFSFLASVPGSNITYSHTTLNNGSEYCYFVQAQGNTVTRTASSNKACEIANLLTLPTFSYLKKATVVDVRRVVVECLVDTADNPDVSKYKLQRAFEKNGPFITVGAISYTGDPIITFNDFSARTDQYSYYYRVITIDSCGNDVLISNVGRTILLSGKPEFNLINELVWNFYEEWLGDVSKYSLFRSVDGIWSPTPIVTVNNGILEYNDDVTELYKYPNYNGRFCYRIEAYEGAGNTYGFTDTSSSNIFCLVQEPHLFIPSAFTPGGKNPIFKPEFIYIDAKNYFFAVFNRWGQKVYETRIPGEGWNGLYNDKIAPEGTYVYTVRIFGTNGQEIEKSGSVTLLR; from the coding sequence TTGCAATCACCTGCCAAAAAACTGGGGTGTGTAACGCTCTCCAGTACCTATAATTTTGTATTAAAAGTATACGACAACTTTTGTCCTTCACCTGCGGTAAATTTCAACACTTTAACCATTGTTGTAGTTGCCCCGCCACCCGTACAACCGGCACGAATGAAATGTGCGGATGTACTTGCCAATGGCAATGTTCAATTGACATTTATGCCTCCTATTGATACCGGAGAAGCAGATACAAATCAGTTCTTTAAGGCTTTTTATGTCTACCGGTCTACCACCGGAACAGGAGGTCCTTATACACTGCTTGACAGTCTGAAAGGCTTCAAAATAACAAACTATGATACAGTCATCACCTATTTTGATGCTACTGCCAATGGAAATGCAGGTCCTGTTTCTTACTATGTAACTATTAGGTCCGGATGTGACCTGGAGCCAAGAAGTGTGAGTGACACCATCAGCACCATGTTCTTACAGGTGAATCAGGTTGGCTTAGATGCTTCGCTGACCTGGACTCCATTGATGACTCCTTTGCCACCTTCCAGTACCCGTAAATATTATATATGGCGCGAACAACCACCTGCAGGTTCAGCAAACTGGGTGCTCATTGATTCTACTACTTCCACTACCTATTTAGATCCGGTGTTTGTTTGTGCGGATTCTATTAATTACAGAATACATGTTGTAGATACTTCCACAGCCAACTGTGTTTCCCGCTCAAATATTGACGGTGCATTGCTTCAAAGTGCTATACCTAATATTACGTCTCCATCGTTGCGTTCAACGGAAGTTCTCGCCAACGGTGATGTTGCTTTATGTTGGGTTGGAAGTCTTGATACTGCACAGTATTTCTCTCAATACAGTGTCTATCACTCTCTGGTCCGCAATGGTCCCTATGTAAAAATTGGGAACGTTAGTGTATACGCGACAAACGCATTTACCCATGTGGGTGCCAATGCTAATAATCAAATTAATTATTATTACCTGACGTTAACGGCAGGTTGTGATGCTACTAATCTTCAGGAATCGACAACAGCTCCCAGTGATACATTAGCCTCGATGCTACTTTCATTGAATAACGGTACAGTTGGATTTGCAGATTTAAACTGGAATCCGCTTCGAAGACCTTTACCGGCAACGAGTACCGGATCCTATATTATAAACAGAAGAATTCCACCCGGCGCATGGGCTGTAATCGGTAACACCATCGATACTGCCTATCGGGATACTATTGTATTATGTGATACCCTGATCCAGTACCGGGTTGATATTGGTGATGCATCTGCATGTTTATCAAAATCATCCGTTGATCAGGATCAGTTCACTTCCGGTGGGGACATTATTGACAATCCTTCCATTCGTTGTTTAGCTGTACAGGCTAATGGCGATGTACAGATTTCGTGGGTGGCCCCTGCTGACCCGAATAATTTCTTTGCAGCTGCCCAGATTTATCATGCCTCTTCACCTGCCGGACCTTATGTCCTGGTGGGTTCTGTGACCAATTATGCAACAACAACCTGGTTGCATGTGGGTGCTAATGCCAATGCAGGAGTACAATATTATTATATGAAATCGCTTTCCGGTTGCGATGGTATCAGTACCGATGGTTCAACCAGCGATACATTAGCATCCATGCTGCTCAGTGTAAGTAATGCCACCTTAGGTTTCGCTGATCTCACCTGGAATGCCATGCATACCCCTTCACTGGCATCAGCTATTGGTCCATACAGGGTCATGAGAAGGTCGACAGGAATCGGAGCCTATGTTCAAATTGGAACTACTGCTAATCTAACTTATAGAGATACGATAAACACCTGTAACGTTACATTTGAATACCGGATAGAGCTGGACGATAACGCGCCTTGTACATCCATCAGTTCAGCTGACAATGATATCTTCACCTATATCGGAAATATCATTGGAAATCCTACGTTGCGTTGCGTAAGTGTAAATGCCAACGGAACGATTTTATTAACCTGGGAAAATCCGGGACCGGTTTCTTTCGCAGATTTCAATGAATACGAAATCTGGAGAGATAACGGAACAGGATTCGCACTACTGGATTCCGTTTCTAACAATGCAACTAACACCTTTACGGATCTTACTGCGAATGGAAATGCGCAATCCTATTCCTATTATCTGGTAACCCAAAGCGGATGTACGGGACAACAGGATAATGGCACTAATGGAAATATTTTAAATTCTATCTTCTTAACTACCGCCGGAGTTATTGGACAAGCGAACTTAAGCTGGTTACCATTATCAGCTCCATTACCGGCTACAACGGTTAACGGACAATACAATGTTTATTCCACCTACAATGCCGCAGGAACCTTACAGTTAATCGGTGACACCGTTCAATTGGTCTATCCGGAGGCAATAAATGACTGTGATACATTAATCAGTCATCAGATAACCGTAGACGATAACTTTGGTTGTATTTCAAGATCAAACGTTGCTTCGAACACCTACACGTTCACCGGAAATATTGTTAATAATCCTGATTTACGATGTGTCAGTGTACTTCCCAACGGACAAATACAATTGGAATGGCTTACACCAACAGGTTCCAGTGATGAATTCAATGAGTTTGAAATTTTCCGGAATAGTGGTGCAGGATTCGTGTTGTATGACTCGGTCAGCAATTTCAATCAGGTAAGCTGGACAGATGCCTTTGCCAATGGTAACACACAATCCTACAGTTATTACATCCGCAGCCAAAGCGGTTGCAGTAGTCAGTTGGATAATGGTAGTACCAGTGCAACCTTAAACTCCATATACCTTACTTCTACTGGTGTTCTGGGACAAGCTACCATGAACTGGAATTCCCATCCTTTATTACCCACCTCTGCTGCGACAGGATATGATGTACAAACATCCTATCTCACCGGAAACAGTTTAACCTTATTGACTTCAACATTAGGTTTAACCGCCAACGAAATCATTAATGATTGTGATACCACGTTGTTGCATAGAATCGTTTTAGCTGACAACTCGGGTTGTACCAGCGAATCCAATGTGGATACCAACACGTTTACTTACTTAGGAAATGTGGTCGACAATCCCGATCTGCGTTGTGTGAGTGTACTTCCTAACGGACAGATTCAACTGGAATGGCTTACTCCACTTAGTTCGAGTGCCAACTTCAATGAATTTGAAATTTACAGAAATAGCGGAGCCGGATTCGTATTGTATGACTCTGTCAGCAATTTCAATCAGGTAAGCTGGACAGATGCTTTTGCCAATGGCAATGCGCAATCTTACAGCTACTACATGCGTACACAAAGCGGATGTACCGGCCAAGTGGACAATGGAACAACCAGTGCGACTTTAAATTCGATTTATGTTACAACGACAGGAATATTAGGACAGGCCACCATTAACTGGAATGCGCATCCTTTATTACCTACCTCTGCTGCGACAGGATATGATGTACAAACTTCCTATCTCACCGGAAACAGTTTAACCTTATTAACTTCCACACTTGGTTTAACCGCCAACGAAGTCATAAATGATTGTGATACCACGTTGTTGCATAGAATTGTTTTAGCTGACAACTCCGGTTGTACGAGCGAATCCAATGTGGATACCAACACGTTTACCTATATAGGTAATGTGGTTGACAACCCTGATCTGCGTTGTGTGAGTGTACTTCCTAACGGACAGATTCAACTGGAATGGCTTACTCCGATTAGTTCGAGTGCCAACTTCAATGAATTTGAAATTTACAGAAATAGCGGAGCCGGATTCGTATTGTATGACTCTGTCAGCAATTTCAATCAGGTGAGCTGGACAGATGCCTTTGCCAATGGTAATGCGCAATCATACAGCTACTACATGCGTACACAAAGCGGATGTACAGGCCAAGTGGACAATGGAACAACCAGTGCTACACTAAATTCAATTTATGTCACAACGACAGGAATATTAGGACAAGCGACCATCAACTGGAATGCACATCCTTTATTACCGACTTCTGCTGCGACCGGATATGATGTACAAACTTCCTATCTCACCGGAAACAGTTTAACCTTACTAACTTCCACTCTTGGTTTAACTGCCAACGAAGTCATCAATGATTGCGATACCACGTTGTTGCATAGAATTGTTTTAGCTGACAACTCCGGTTGTACGAGCGAATCAAATATTGACACCAACACCTTTACTTACTTAGGAAATGTGGTTGACAATCCTGACCTGCGATGTGTAAGTGTACTTCCAAACGGACAGATTCAGTTGGAATGGTTAACACCACTCGGTTCCAGTGTTAACTTCAATGAATTTGAAATTTACAGAAATAGCGGAGCCGGATTCGTGTTGTATGATTCTGTGAGCAACTTCAATCAGTTGAGTTGGACGGATGCCTTTGCCAATGGTAATGCGCAATCCTACAGCTACTATATGCGTTCACAAAGCGGATGTACCGGACAAGTGGATAATGGAGCAACCAGTGCTACACTAAATTCAATTTATGTCACAACAACAGGAGTATTAGGACAAGCGACCATCAACTGGAATGCGCATCCTTTATTACCGACTTCCGCTGCAACGGGATATGATGTACAAACATCTTATCTCACCGGCAACAGTTTAACCTTATTAACTTCAACATTAGGTTTAACCGCCAACGAAGTCATCAATAATTGTGACACCACTTTATTACATAGAGTTGTACTTGTCGACAATTCCGGTTGTACCAGCGAGTCGAATGTAGATACGAATAACTTCACCTACATCGGAAATGTTATTGATCATCCTGAATTGAGATGTGCCAGTGTACTGCCCAACGGACAAGTTCAATTGACCTGGGTAAATCCAACTCCCGGCACATGGGATGATTTCAACCAGTACAACCTTTATAGAAATACCGGTGCGGGCTTTGTTCTCATTGACTCCATCGAAACGAACAGCACTACCGCTTATCTTGATGCGGGAGCCAATGGGAATGCAGGTTCAGTCAGTTACTATTTGCAGACGAAATCCGGTTGTACCGGACAGACGGATCCATCCGCGATAGGTGGTGCGCAAAACGGAAACACGATCAGCACCATCTTCCTTGTAGTGAGTGGAGGAAATACAACCACAGCCACACTCAATTGGAATCCGGTAACAAATCCGCTATTGCCTACCTCTACCAATACTTATATTATTGAGAAAGAGAATCCGGGTGGTTCAGGAAGTTGGTCGGTTGTGGCGAATGTAAACACTACGAGTTGGCAGGAAAATCTTGTACTTTGTATTGATTCTATCAATTACAGAGTGAGCATAGGAGATAATCAGGGATGTACTTCCTTGTCGAATGTGGATGGTGAGATCTTTGTTGATCACACGATCCCTGCCCCACCTTCTCCACGTTGTGCTTCGGTTCAAACCAATGGAAATGTAATTCTCACCTGGGTAGCTCCGGTGGATACAGGCATGCGCTTTGGTAATTACACCATTTACAAATCTTCGTCTATAAATGGACCTTATGTGCCTGTAACAACCATTACCAACTATAACACACTAACATATACGGATGCAGGTGCTAATGCACAAGCTGCATCGATATTCTACTTTATGACCACTCAAACTGATTGCGGACAGGAAATTTCTCCGGGATCAGATACATTACAAACGATCAAAGTAGATGTGTTCAACAACAATGGTGTTGCTGTTATTACATGGAATCCTTTGCATAATCCTGAATTGGCAACAGCGACTCAAAACTATGCCGTTTATAAGGAATATCCATTGGGAACATGGAGTGTTATCGGCTCGACTACAGCACCGGTGTATCAGTGGTTTGACACCATCAATGTATGTGAAGCCATTATTAATTATCGTGTAGAGACCGGTGATCTGGTGGGATGTACCAGTAATTCCTCCACCGATGGAGACTTATTCCGAGACATTACCCGTCCAACTGTTTCTCTATTAGATACAGTGAGTCTGGATCCATTGAATCCTTCACAGGTAAGTGTTAGCTGGTTGCCTAGTCCTTCCGGCGATGTAGTGGGATATATCATCTATCAGTTCAATGGGGCATCCTGGGATTCTATAGGAAGTGTAGTAGGCATTAATGCTTCTTACTTCCTGCACAACAATCCGGCTGCTGAATTCGCATCACAGCGTTACAGTATTGCTGCCTATGACAGTTGCAGAAATATCAGCAATATCGGGACCAGCCACAATACCTTATTCATAACTGCCAAACTTGATATTTGCAGAAGTGCTATTGATCTTCGCTGGAATCCTTACATCAATATGGTGAACAGTGTAGCCCAGTATAATATTTATGTCAGCGAAAATGGAGCACCTTTCAGTTTCCTTGCTTCTGTTCCCGGATCAAATATTACCTATAGCCATACGACATTGAACAATGGGTCTGAATACTGTTATTTTGTTCAGGCACAAGGAAACACGGTAACAAGAACGGCTTCATCCAATAAAGCTTGTGAAATCGCCAATCTCCTCACCTTACCTACGTTCAGCTATCTGAAAAAAGCAACTGTAGTTGATGTAAGACGTGTTGTAGTGGAATGTTTAGTAGACACAGCAGATAATCCTGATGTATCAAAATACAAACTTCAAAGGGCCTTTGAGAAAAACGGACCGTTTATCACTGTGGGCGCTATTAGTTATACCGGTGATCCGATCATCACCTTCAATGACTTCTCTGCAAGAACAGATCAATATAGTTATTACTACAGAGTCATCACCATTGATTCATGCGGAAATGATGTCCTGATCAGTAATGTAGGACGTACGATTCTGTTATCCGGCAAACCGGAATTCAACCTGATCAACGAGTTGGTTTGGAATTTTTATGAAGAATGGCTGGGAGATGTCAGCAAGTATTCTCTCTTCCGTAGTGTAGATGGTATCTGGAGTCCAACGCCTATTGTTACAGTGAATAATGGTATCCTTGAATACAATGATGATGTGACAGAATTGTACAAGTATCCCAATTACAATGGTAGATTCTGCTATAGGATTGAAGCCTATGAAGGTGCAGGAAACACCTATGGCTTTACAGACACCAGCAGTTCTAATATCTTCTGTTTGGTACAAGAGCCCCATTTATTTATACCGAGTGCATTCACACCCGGAGGAAAAAACCCTATCTTTAAACCGGAATTCATCTACATAGATGCGAAGAATTACTTCTTTGCTGTATTTAACAGATGGGGACAAAAAGTTTATGAAACCCGTATACCCGGTGAAGGCTGGAATGGGTTATACAATGATAAAATCGCTCCTGAAGGTACCTACGTGTACACTGTTCGAATTTTTGGAACCAATGGTCAGGAGATTGAGAAGAGCGGATCCGTGACTCTGTTGCGGTAA
- a CDS encoding insulinase family protein: protein MIPFEKFKLDNGLTVIVHEDYTTPLVAMNILYKVGARDEQPDKTGFAHLFEHLMFGGSVNIEDFDEPLQKAGGENNAFTNNDITNYYLTIPAQNLETGFWLESDRMLSLAFTEKSLEVQRSVVVEEFKQRYLNQPYGDVWLQLRPLAYKVHPYQWATIGKEISHIEEATLEDVKSFFKKWYAPNNAILSIAGNCDLKSAKTLCEKWFAPIPAQHIPERKLPVEPEQKEKRILELKRDVPNSRIYMAWHCCSRYDKEFYATDLLSDILSRGKSSRLYQQLVKQNNYFTDINAFMTGELDNSLLVIEGKLLNSTDMDQAEKVILEVVESVKQGIEDRELQKVQHKAEATIEFSEMGIENKALNLAYYELIGDAEECNRQAERYNAVTAQDIIAIANKILTPNNCSILRYQSSH, encoded by the coding sequence ATGATACCTTTCGAAAAATTTAAACTCGACAACGGATTAACAGTAATCGTGCACGAGGACTACACCACTCCACTTGTAGCGATGAATATTCTGTACAAAGTCGGAGCTCGTGATGAACAGCCTGACAAAACCGGATTCGCCCATTTGTTTGAGCATCTGATGTTCGGAGGTTCCGTTAATATTGAAGATTTTGACGAGCCCCTTCAAAAAGCCGGAGGAGAAAACAACGCTTTTACCAACAACGACATCACCAATTACTATCTCACCATCCCCGCACAAAATCTTGAAACCGGATTCTGGCTGGAAAGTGATCGCATGTTAAGTCTGGCTTTTACAGAGAAGAGTCTGGAAGTACAGCGTTCCGTGGTAGTGGAAGAATTCAAACAACGTTATTTGAATCAACCTTACGGTGATGTCTGGTTGCAGCTCCGTCCTCTTGCCTACAAAGTTCACCCGTATCAATGGGCGACTATAGGAAAAGAAATTTCACATATCGAAGAAGCAACATTAGAAGATGTAAAATCCTTTTTCAAAAAATGGTATGCACCGAATAATGCCATACTCAGCATTGCCGGAAACTGCGATTTAAAGAGCGCCAAAACACTGTGTGAAAAATGGTTCGCTCCTATTCCTGCGCAACATATACCGGAGCGGAAATTACCGGTAGAGCCGGAACAGAAAGAAAAAAGAATTCTCGAATTAAAGAGAGATGTACCCAATTCGAGAATTTACATGGCCTGGCATTGCTGTTCCAGATATGACAAGGAATTTTATGCTACTGATCTGTTATCTGATATACTTTCCAGAGGGAAATCTTCCAGGTTATATCAGCAGTTGGTAAAACAAAACAACTACTTTACGGATATCAACGCGTTCATGACGGGAGAACTTGATAATAGTTTATTGGTTATCGAAGGGAAACTCCTGAACAGTACCGACATGGATCAGGCAGAAAAAGTAATTCTGGAAGTAGTTGAAAGTGTGAAGCAAGGGATTGAAGATCGGGAGTTACAAAAAGTACAACACAAGGCGGAAGCCACCATTGAATTCAGTGAAATGGGCATTGAGAATAAGGCCTTGAATCTGGCATATTATGAATTAATCGGAGATGCTGAAGAATGCAACCGACAGGCAGAAAGGTACAATGCGGTCACTGCACAGGATATTATTGCAATAGCTAATAAAATTCTCACCCCAAACAATTGTTCTATTTTACGCTACCAATCTTCCCACTAA
- a CDS encoding insulinase family protein: MINRTQEPQVSIPQKINIQPARQHSTKSGIPIYIIEAGTQDVVKIELVFAAGNIAADMPLLALATNDLLDEGTTQHDSAALAEALDFFGAYLQTENGPDWSSVSLFSLNKFTNQTLPYLLELITSPLFPEKEIVTYRQQGKQQLAVNLNKVDFIARRNFFNTLFGGKHPYGKLTEEQHYDQITSGILSNYHQEKYLKGLKAIFLSGRPGTETIDNIISAIDQTGFKSGSLPEINIPLPDPEKKFIEKKDAMQSAIRIGRRLFNRSHPDYFNFSVMSTILGGYFGSRLMTNIREDKGYTYGIGAGIVSHAQSGYFYISTEVGAEVREDAVKEIYKEIDLLRNEEVSTDELNLVKNYLTGAFQRSIDGAFQLADRHKMVLLNNLNNNYLNEYLEKLNAINPSAIKLCAAKYLQTVDLSEIVVGQ; encoded by the coding sequence ATGATCAACAGAACACAGGAACCTCAAGTAAGCATTCCACAAAAAATTAACATTCAGCCCGCCCGTCAGCACTCTACAAAAAGTGGTATTCCCATTTATATTATTGAAGCCGGAACACAAGATGTCGTAAAAATCGAACTGGTATTTGCAGCCGGAAACATTGCAGCTGACATGCCATTGCTTGCCTTAGCCACTAATGATTTATTGGATGAAGGCACGACACAACATGATTCGGCCGCTTTAGCTGAAGCACTTGATTTTTTCGGAGCTTATCTTCAAACGGAAAACGGTCCGGACTGGTCGAGTGTGAGTTTATTCTCATTAAACAAATTCACCAATCAGACCCTGCCCTATTTACTTGAACTAATCACCTCGCCGCTCTTTCCCGAAAAAGAAATTGTGACGTACCGGCAGCAGGGAAAACAGCAGCTGGCTGTCAATCTCAACAAAGTAGATTTCATCGCCAGAAGAAATTTCTTCAATACCTTATTTGGAGGAAAACATCCCTATGGAAAATTAACAGAGGAGCAGCATTATGATCAGATCACTTCCGGAATTTTATCAAATTATCATCAGGAGAAATATCTGAAAGGATTGAAAGCCATTTTCCTTTCCGGGCGGCCTGGCACGGAAACCATCGATAACATTATTTCAGCAATAGATCAGACAGGGTTCAAATCAGGGTCATTGCCGGAGATAAATATTCCACTTCCTGACCCGGAAAAAAAATTCATCGAAAAGAAAGATGCCATGCAATCGGCGATACGAATTGGAAGAAGATTATTTAACCGGAGTCACCCGGATTATTTCAACTTTAGCGTAATGAGTACTATTCTTGGAGGGTATTTTGGATCGCGCCTGATGACCAATATCCGTGAAGACAAAGGGTATACCTATGGCATTGGAGCGGGGATTGTCAGCCATGCACAAAGCGGTTATTTTTATATTTCTACCGAGGTAGGGGCGGAAGTCAGGGAAGACGCGGTAAAAGAAATTTACAAGGAAATTGATCTCCTGAGAAATGAAGAAGTATCCACAGACGAACTAAATCTTGTTAAAAACTACCTGACCGGAGCCTTTCAACGGAGCATTGATGGCGCCTTTCAATTGGCAGACAGGCATAAAATGGTCTTACTTAATAATCTGAATAACAATTATTTGAATGAATATTTGGAAAAATTAAATGCCATCAATCCGTCCGCCATCAAACTTTGTGCAGCAAAATATTTACAAACCGTTGACCTAAGTGAAATAGTCGTTGGCCAATAG